The Agarilytica rhodophyticola genome has a window encoding:
- a CDS encoding glutamine--tRNA ligase/YqeY domain fusion protein, protein MNTEEKTLNFLEHIIKDDIESGKVTQLATRFPPEPNGYLHIGHAKSICLNFGLAETFQGTCNLRFDDTNPTKEEVEYVEAIKRDVSWLGYNWDGEVKYASSYFDTLYDWAQYLIKQGKAYVCDLTPEQAREYRGTLKQGGKNSPYRDRSVEENLSLLEGMKAGDFDEGSRVLRAKIDMSHGNINMRDPILYRIRKQQHHQTGDKWCIYPTYDFAHGQEDAIEGITHSICTLEFADHRPLYEWFIEHLPVPTRPQQYEFGRLNLNYTVTSKRKLKRLVDENFVDGWDDPRMPTIAGYRRRGYSPASIRKFCEMIGVTKSDGVVDVAMLEHAIRDDLDKNAPRAMCVLRPLKVVLTNYPEQKREQLTAPGHPNRDDLASRELSFSREVFIDQEDFREEANKKFKRLVIGKRVRLRNAYVIEADEAIKDDNGNIVEVRAHIIENTLGKDPEDGIKPKGVIQWVDAADHAEFEVRLYDRLFTSEAPDSEEGDFVEHINPDSLQVLDRCLGEKGLLEAAPGQSYQFEREGYFCRDSSSANQERLVFNRTIGLRDSWAKMNQK, encoded by the coding sequence ATGAATACGGAAGAGAAAACCTTAAATTTCTTAGAACACATTATTAAAGATGATATCGAATCTGGCAAAGTGACGCAGTTAGCTACGCGTTTCCCCCCAGAGCCTAATGGCTATTTACATATTGGTCACGCTAAGTCTATATGTTTGAATTTTGGTTTGGCCGAGACCTTCCAGGGCACGTGTAATCTTCGTTTTGATGATACCAATCCTACTAAAGAAGAAGTTGAGTACGTCGAGGCGATTAAGCGTGATGTCAGCTGGTTAGGATATAACTGGGATGGTGAGGTTAAATATGCCTCCAGCTACTTCGACACTCTCTACGATTGGGCGCAGTACCTTATTAAGCAAGGTAAGGCTTATGTCTGTGATTTAACACCAGAGCAAGCGCGGGAATATCGTGGAACATTGAAACAGGGAGGTAAAAACTCGCCTTATCGCGATCGCAGTGTAGAAGAAAATTTAAGTCTGCTGGAAGGGATGAAGGCAGGCGATTTTGATGAAGGCAGCCGAGTTTTGCGAGCTAAAATTGATATGTCTCACGGCAATATCAATATGCGTGACCCAATTTTATATCGCATTCGTAAGCAACAACATCATCAAACTGGAGACAAGTGGTGTATTTACCCCACTTATGATTTTGCTCACGGGCAAGAAGATGCAATTGAAGGCATTACCCATTCTATATGCACTTTAGAATTTGCCGATCACCGTCCTTTGTATGAGTGGTTTATTGAGCATTTGCCTGTACCAACTAGGCCACAGCAATATGAATTTGGACGTTTAAATCTTAACTACACCGTGACCTCAAAGCGTAAGCTTAAGCGTCTGGTGGATGAGAATTTTGTCGATGGGTGGGACGACCCGCGTATGCCTACTATTGCAGGCTATCGACGTCGTGGTTACAGCCCTGCATCAATCCGTAAATTTTGCGAGATGATTGGCGTTACTAAATCTGATGGGGTAGTGGATGTGGCAATGTTGGAACATGCCATTCGTGATGATCTCGATAAAAATGCGCCAAGAGCTATGTGTGTGTTGCGTCCTTTAAAGGTGGTATTGACCAACTATCCGGAACAAAAGCGTGAACAACTGACAGCTCCAGGTCATCCCAATCGCGATGATTTAGCCAGCCGAGAGCTATCTTTTAGCCGCGAAGTGTTTATCGATCAGGAAGACTTTCGTGAAGAAGCCAATAAAAAGTTTAAACGCCTGGTGATTGGTAAACGCGTTCGCTTAAGAAATGCCTACGTAATTGAGGCCGATGAAGCCATCAAAGATGACAACGGTAATATTGTTGAGGTACGGGCGCATATTATTGAAAACACATTAGGTAAAGATCCAGAAGATGGGATTAAGCCTAAAGGTGTTATCCAGTGGGTGGATGCTGCTGATCATGCTGAGTTTGAGGTGCGTTTATACGATCGTCTCTTTACCTCAGAAGCGCCAGATAGCGAGGAGGGAGATTTTGTCGAGCACATTAACCCAGACAGCTTACAAGTGTTAGATAGGTGTCTTGGAGAGAAGGGTTTGCTAGAAGCCGCTCCTGGGCAAAGTTATCAATTTGAGCGTGAAGGTTATTTTTGTCGCGACAGTTCCAGTGCCAACCAAGAGCGTTTAGTGTTTAACCGCACGATTGGTTTGCGCGATAGCTGGGCCAAAATGAATCAAAAATGA
- a CDS encoding peptidylprolyl isomerase — MITLHTNFGDIKVELDFDKAPKTAANFKQYAEDGFYNDTIFHRVIDGFMIQGGGFDENMEQKETRAPIDNEADNGLKNDVGTLAMARTMDPHSASAQFFINVKDNDFLNHRSKDSQGWGYCVFGKVVEGMEAVNKIKAVETGSSNGHQDVPVDSVLIKSVTVE, encoded by the coding sequence ATGATCACTTTGCACACGAATTTCGGTGATATTAAAGTAGAACTCGATTTTGATAAGGCGCCTAAGACGGCGGCAAACTTCAAGCAGTACGCTGAAGATGGTTTTTATAACGATACAATTTTTCACCGAGTGATTGATGGTTTTATGATCCAAGGCGGTGGATTCGATGAAAACATGGAACAAAAAGAAACACGTGCTCCTATTGATAACGAAGCAGATAATGGTCTCAAGAACGATGTCGGCACCCTCGCTATGGCACGCACAATGGACCCTCACAGCGCCAGCGCCCAGTTCTTCATCAATGTAAAAGATAATGATTTTCTTAACCATCGCAGTAAAGATTCTCAAGGCTGGGGATACTGTGTCTTTGGTAAAGTGGTAGAAGGAATGGAAGCAGTTAACAAAATAAAAGCGGTAGAAACTGGCAGTTCTAATGGCCACCAAGATGTACCAGTAGATTCTGTACTAATCAAATCCGTTACCGTCGAATAG
- a CDS encoding LysE family translocator has translation MDIIHIMTFVTVALLLVVSPGPNGLLIAKTVPTSGKNAGLANVLGFISAFYLHGALSILGISIILTKSAELFFLVKLLGALYLIWIGLKALRSAIGNDDNNFVVQSRQEKRTLLKAYLEGFLTNALNPKVSMFYLAAFPQFIPLGESTTLSAFILVSIHALMNAIWFTGMVLILSRMKAMANNRFVQKAIKAVTGVIFVAFGGKLMTLQVD, from the coding sequence ATGGATATTATCCATATCATGACATTTGTAACAGTAGCGTTACTGTTGGTGGTATCGCCGGGGCCTAACGGTTTGCTTATCGCTAAAACTGTACCCACTTCAGGTAAAAATGCTGGTCTTGCTAACGTGCTGGGTTTTATTAGCGCGTTTTATTTACATGGTGCTTTATCTATCCTGGGGATTTCCATTATTTTAACGAAGTCGGCAGAGCTATTTTTTCTAGTGAAATTGCTTGGGGCATTATATTTAATATGGATTGGTCTGAAAGCTCTAAGGAGTGCTATCGGCAATGATGACAATAATTTTGTTGTGCAATCAAGGCAAGAAAAAAGAACCTTACTAAAAGCTTATTTAGAAGGTTTTCTTACTAATGCATTAAACCCCAAAGTCTCCATGTTTTATCTGGCAGCGTTTCCTCAGTTTATCCCTTTAGGTGAAAGTACGACCTTGAGTGCTTTTATATTAGTATCTATTCATGCCTTGATGAACGCTATATGGTTTACCGGCATGGTATTAATTTTGTCGCGAATGAAAGCGATGGCAAATAATAGGTTTGTTCAGAAAGCCATTAAAGCTGTAACAGGTGTTATCTTCGTTGCCTTTGGTGGAAAATTAATGACATTGCAGGTGGATTAG
- a CDS encoding DMP19 family protein yields MDRIACKNCGAKALPSTIEKTGGLCMPCFKGQDQPESWRTGRQIVEEMESIKQSIAAAKSALKEDSENANRQSQRRRNFLTTIAQRHSVDNSLLQEDIYALLMEKQAEQGAAAFSRPEQVFYTVSDMLHQLNSGGFSSYLYNSGHLAHLLSDSLKQIGAVRCKNIVDDAISIYGKTPAQDYDVMLQELSHITNNFDNDLWAQQDCQFYYLDENILALLIKFAANNTDQFTC; encoded by the coding sequence ATGGATCGGATTGCGTGCAAAAACTGTGGTGCTAAAGCTTTACCGTCAACCATCGAAAAAACCGGCGGTTTATGCATGCCGTGTTTTAAAGGTCAAGACCAGCCTGAAAGCTGGCGTACTGGCCGACAGATCGTTGAAGAGATGGAAAGTATTAAGCAAAGTATTGCTGCTGCTAAATCTGCGCTCAAAGAAGACAGTGAAAATGCGAACAGGCAGAGCCAAAGGAGAAGGAATTTTCTCACAACTATCGCTCAGCGGCATAGTGTCGATAACAGCCTCCTGCAAGAAGATATATACGCTTTGCTAATGGAAAAACAAGCAGAACAGGGGGCGGCAGCGTTTAGCCGACCCGAGCAGGTGTTTTATACTGTTAGCGATATGCTTCATCAACTTAATAGTGGAGGCTTTAGCAGCTACTTATACAACTCTGGCCATCTGGCTCATCTGTTATCGGATTCACTTAAGCAGATAGGGGCCGTAAGGTGTAAGAATATCGTTGACGATGCCATCTCCATTTATGGCAAGACGCCCGCACAGGACTATGACGTGATGCTCCAGGAATTGAGTCATATTACCAATAATTTTGATAATGACTTATGGGCGCAACAGGATTGTCAATTTTACTACTTGGATGAAAATATCCTAGCGTTACTTATAAAATTTGCGGCAAATAATACGGATCAATTTACTTGTTAA
- a CDS encoding SelT/SelW/SelH family protein, protein MNNKVVIKYCVQCNWLLRSTWMAQEILHTFAEDMHELSLAPGSGGIFEIYANEQRIWCRKEEGGFPEITELKRRVRDVIAPEKTLGHIDRKHQ, encoded by the coding sequence ATGAATAACAAAGTGGTAATAAAGTACTGTGTACAATGTAATTGGCTGTTGCGTTCTACTTGGATGGCTCAGGAGATATTACATACTTTTGCCGAGGATATGCATGAACTATCCCTTGCACCTGGCAGCGGTGGTATTTTCGAAATATATGCCAATGAGCAGCGTATCTGGTGTCGTAAGGAAGAGGGCGGTTTTCCTGAAATCACAGAATTGAAAAGGCGTGTACGCGATGTTATAGCGCCGGAAAAAACATTGGGTCATATTGATCGCAAGCATCAATAA
- a CDS encoding tRNA-(ms[2]io[6]A)-hydroxylase gives MKEIHEFLLCPTPDVWIEQALQHPEILLIDHANCEKKAAGTALNLMYRYVDDFELLNKMSRLAREELRHFEQVIAIMQARGIEYQQITASRYAAELRKPVRTHEPARLIDTMIVGAIIEARSCERFEKLAPHLDEELQKFYLSLLKSEARHYQDYLTLAQKAANKGAAENVAIDDRIALFLQRDKELVESSDDEFRFHSGA, from the coding sequence ATGAAAGAGATTCATGAATTTTTACTTTGTCCAACACCCGATGTTTGGATTGAGCAAGCCTTGCAACATCCTGAAATTTTACTTATAGATCATGCCAACTGCGAGAAAAAAGCGGCGGGAACAGCCCTGAATTTGATGTATCGCTATGTGGATGATTTCGAGTTGCTTAATAAAATGTCTCGTCTTGCTAGAGAAGAGCTAAGACATTTTGAACAGGTTATTGCAATTATGCAGGCGCGAGGCATCGAGTATCAGCAAATTACCGCCAGCCGTTATGCTGCCGAGTTACGCAAACCTGTACGCACCCATGAACCTGCTCGCCTTATCGATACCATGATTGTCGGCGCTATTATAGAAGCACGTTCGTGTGAGCGTTTTGAAAAGTTAGCGCCTCACTTAGATGAAGAATTACAGAAATTCTATCTGTCTTTGCTCAAGTCGGAAGCGCGCCATTACCAAGACTATCTGACCCTAGCGCAGAAAGCGGCAAATAAGGGCGCTGCAGAAAATGTCGCTATAGATGATCGCATCGCTTTATTTTTGCAGAGGGATAAAGAGCTAGTAGAATCAAGCGATGATGAATTTCGTTTTCATTCTGGTGCTTAG
- a CDS encoding DUF1289 domain-containing protein: MSDHLKTKKRVKSPCIGVCSTGIGDSVCRGCKRFMHEIIRWNAYRDDEKQAIVNRLDSLLAQVVKSHVRVLDEKQLKMQIQQQHIRFDETANIYCWVFDLLKAGASQIVDLKDYGCEVHAEFSKHSLIQLRDSIDKDFFELSLAHFERYFK; the protein is encoded by the coding sequence GTGAGTGATCATTTGAAAACGAAAAAAAGGGTGAAATCTCCCTGCATTGGGGTGTGTTCCACGGGCATTGGGGACAGCGTGTGTCGCGGCTGCAAACGTTTCATGCATGAAATTATCCGTTGGAATGCGTATCGTGACGATGAAAAGCAAGCTATTGTCAATCGTCTCGATAGTTTGCTTGCACAGGTTGTGAAATCCCATGTGCGCGTACTAGACGAAAAACAATTAAAGATGCAAATACAACAGCAACATATTCGTTTTGATGAAACTGCCAATATATATTGCTGGGTATTTGATTTGCTAAAGGCGGGGGCCTCACAAATTGTGGATTTGAAAGATTACGGCTGTGAAGTGCATGCTGAGTTTTCTAAGCATTCTTTGATCCAATTACGAGATTCCATCGATAAAGATTTTTTCGAACTGTCCCTTGCTCATTTTGAGCGCTATTTTAAGTAG
- the acnB gene encoding bifunctional aconitate hydratase 2/2-methylisocitrate dehydratase, which yields MLEAYREHVAQREALGIPPKPLNADQVAALIELLKNPPADEADTLLDLMANRVPPGVDEAAYVKAGFLAAVAKGETPCSLITKEEAVKLLGNMHGGYNIETLVALLDDSELAALAGEELKHTLLMFDAFHDVDEKAKAGNEVAKAVIQSWADAEWFTKRDEVAESIKVAVFKVTGETNTDDLSPAQDAWSRPDIPLHALAMYKMTRDGLEPSEHGVTGPLAQIKAAQDKGYQVALVGDVVGTGSSRKSATNSVLWYFGEDISGVPNKRGGGICIGGKVAPIFYNTMEDAGALVFEAPVDKLGMGDVIEVRPYDGKILSESGEVLSEFELKSDVLLDEVRAGGRINLIIGRGLTASARESLGLAASDLFRQPQSPSDSGKGYTLAQKMVGRACGLAEGQGVRPGTYCEPRMTTVGSQDTTGPMTRDELKDLACLGFSADLVMQSFCHTAAYPKPVDIDTQHTLPDFIMNRGGVSLRPGDGIIHSWLNRMLLPDTVGTGGDSHTRFPMGISFPAGSGLVAFAAATGVMPLDMPESVLVRFKGEMQPGITLRDLVHAIPYYGIKQGLLTVEKKGKKNFFSGRILEIEGLDSLTVEQAFELSDASAERSAAGCTIQLPEEKIAEYLKSNITLLRWMISEGYGDARTLERRASKMEAWLAEPSLLKADADAEYAAIIEIDLAEVKEPIVCAPNDPDDARLLSEVAGDNVDEVFIGSCMTNIGHFRAAGKLFEAVPGALKTRFWMSPPTKMDAHTLMEEGYYNIYGAKGARMEMPGCSLCMGNQARVADGATVLSTSTRNFPNRLGAGANVYLTSAELAAVGGILGKLPSPEEYQQYASKIDSMSDEIFRYMSFDQIESFQQGAEEGQRIAAVEIEEVKV from the coding sequence GTGCTTGAAGCTTATCGAGAACATGTAGCACAACGCGAAGCCCTGGGAATACCTCCCAAACCCCTTAATGCTGACCAAGTTGCAGCTCTGATCGAGTTATTGAAAAACCCACCCGCTGACGAAGCAGATACATTGCTAGATCTGATGGCTAATCGTGTTCCGCCCGGTGTTGATGAAGCTGCTTATGTCAAAGCCGGCTTTTTGGCCGCCGTTGCCAAAGGCGAGACACCCTGCTCGCTCATAACAAAAGAAGAAGCAGTTAAGTTATTGGGCAATATGCACGGTGGCTACAATATAGAAACTCTGGTGGCGCTATTGGACGATAGTGAACTGGCTGCCCTTGCCGGTGAAGAGCTCAAACATACACTGCTAATGTTCGATGCCTTCCACGACGTGGATGAAAAAGCTAAGGCGGGTAATGAAGTGGCAAAAGCCGTCATCCAATCGTGGGCTGATGCGGAATGGTTTACCAAACGAGATGAGGTGGCAGAATCGATCAAAGTCGCTGTTTTCAAGGTAACAGGGGAAACCAATACTGATGATCTTTCGCCAGCACAAGATGCCTGGTCTCGTCCCGACATCCCCCTACATGCCCTGGCTATGTACAAAATGACTCGCGACGGTCTTGAACCTTCAGAGCATGGCGTGACCGGACCATTGGCACAAATTAAAGCGGCACAAGATAAAGGCTACCAAGTAGCATTAGTAGGTGATGTTGTTGGTACAGGTTCTTCACGTAAATCTGCGACTAACTCAGTACTTTGGTATTTTGGTGAAGATATTTCTGGCGTCCCCAATAAACGCGGTGGCGGTATCTGCATTGGTGGCAAGGTTGCACCTATTTTCTATAACACTATGGAAGATGCTGGCGCCTTAGTATTTGAAGCCCCTGTAGATAAATTAGGCATGGGTGATGTGATCGAAGTCCGCCCTTACGACGGTAAGATTCTAAGTGAATCAGGTGAAGTTTTATCAGAGTTTGAACTGAAGTCCGACGTGTTACTTGACGAAGTTCGTGCTGGTGGACGTATCAATCTTATTATTGGTCGCGGCTTAACCGCAAGTGCCAGAGAGTCTCTAGGCCTTGCCGCTTCCGACCTATTCCGCCAGCCACAATCCCCTAGCGATTCAGGTAAAGGCTATACCTTAGCGCAGAAAATGGTTGGCCGAGCATGTGGTTTAGCCGAAGGACAAGGTGTTCGTCCTGGCACATACTGCGAACCTAGAATGACCACAGTGGGATCGCAAGATACCACCGGCCCAATGACACGAGATGAACTAAAAGACCTGGCTTGCCTGGGCTTTTCTGCTGACCTAGTTATGCAATCATTTTGTCACACCGCTGCCTATCCTAAGCCTGTTGATATTGATACTCAGCATACCCTACCTGATTTTATTATGAACCGTGGCGGCGTATCTTTGCGTCCGGGCGACGGCATTATCCATTCTTGGCTAAACCGTATGCTATTGCCCGACACTGTCGGTACTGGCGGTGACTCTCATACGCGCTTCCCAATGGGCATTTCTTTCCCAGCGGGCTCGGGCTTAGTCGCCTTCGCGGCAGCTACAGGTGTTATGCCACTGGATATGCCAGAATCCGTGCTCGTTCGCTTCAAAGGTGAAATGCAGCCAGGCATCACTCTGCGTGATTTAGTCCATGCGATTCCATATTACGGTATCAAACAAGGACTACTTACTGTTGAGAAGAAAGGCAAGAAAAATTTCTTCTCAGGGCGAATTCTTGAAATTGAAGGCCTCGATAGTCTTACGGTTGAGCAAGCGTTTGAATTGTCCGATGCTTCCGCTGAGCGTTCAGCGGCAGGTTGTACTATTCAGCTTCCCGAAGAGAAAATTGCTGAGTATCTAAAATCCAACATCACCTTGTTACGCTGGATGATCAGCGAAGGTTACGGTGATGCCAGAACACTTGAACGTCGCGCAAGTAAAATGGAAGCTTGGTTAGCTGAGCCTTCTCTGCTAAAAGCCGATGCCGATGCCGAATATGCAGCCATCATTGAAATCGATCTTGCTGAAGTGAAAGAGCCTATTGTCTGTGCACCCAATGACCCAGATGATGCCCGCCTTCTTTCTGAAGTGGCAGGCGATAATGTTGATGAAGTGTTTATCGGCTCATGTATGACTAATATTGGTCACTTCCGTGCGGCAGGTAAATTATTTGAAGCTGTTCCCGGCGCCCTTAAGACACGCTTTTGGATGTCACCTCCCACAAAAATGGATGCTCATACGTTAATGGAAGAAGGCTACTACAATATTTATGGTGCCAAGGGTGCGCGCATGGAGATGCCCGGCTGCTCCCTATGTATGGGAAATCAGGCGCGAGTTGCGGATGGTGCTACAGTCTTGTCCACCTCCACAAGAAACTTCCCTAATCGCCTCGGAGCCGGTGCGAATGTTTATCTGACCTCTGCCGAATTAGCAGCTGTGGGGGGTATTTTAGGTAAGCTTCCCTCTCCTGAAGAATATCAACAATATGCCTCCAAAATTGACTCAATGTCGGATGAGATCTTCCGCTATATGAGCTTTGACCAAATCGAATCCTTCCAGCAAGGTGCCGAAGAAGGTCAACGCATCGCGGCGGTTGAAATAGAAGAGGTTAAAGTGTAA